The Desulfobacterales bacterium genome includes the window GTGTAGCTCAAAATTGGACATCAAAAAGTCCAATTCAGCATGAACCTATTTTTAAAAGCTCAACACCAAAAGATGTAGCAAAGGTGAAAAAAAGTAGCAAAACATGGATATGGTGGGTAGTTGGAGCAGTAGTTCTCATAGGTGGAGGTGCTGCGGTAGCGTTATCAGGCGGAGGTGGAGGAGGAGGAAGCAGCAATAGCGGCGATTCTCAAGCAGGTGACGGTTTTGAAATAACGTGGTAGTAATCTACGTATAGTTAAAACAAATTAAGACAAAATTTATAAATTTAAGGAGATTTAAACATGAAAACAAAAAGATTTTTACAAGATTTTATAATATTTAGCGTATTGTTATTATTATTTTCCTGTAGTTCTAAAAATTATGATTACACTGAAAGTATAAAAATGCCTGAAATAAAAATTGCAAGTGAAGTTGCAAAAGGAATAAAGCAGCAGGGAGATATAGATATTGCCCTTGAGCCATCAAAAAATTTTAAAATTTCAGACGAATCAGTAGCATCTTTGATTAGATTTAAAAATCTTTCAGGAAGTCATTACATTCAATGGAAATGGTATGTTGGAGATAGTCTTTATTCTGAATCCAAAAGACTTCCAATAGGCATTGAAGAAGGAAAGGTAGCAGATGTTGCAACAGTATGGCACAAAATATCATTAAAAGGAGTAAATCCTTATGAAATAGCAGGTAAATGGAAAGTTCAGGTTTACTTTGACAATGAGCTAAAATGTTCAGATGACTTTGAAGTTAAAGGTCAAGTTTTTCAAAAATCGGATGTGGATATAGATATTCCAAAAGGTGATATCCCTGAACATGACGGAATAGCTGTAGTTATTGGTAATAGCAGTTATTTGCATTTACCGCCAGTAGCTTATGCTCACCATGATGCTCAGGTAATAAAAGAATACCTAATTAAAACTCTAAAATACAAAGAAGAAAATATTATATTTAAATTGGATTTATCAAATAAAACAGATTTTGATTCTCTATTTGGAGGAAAAGGAGAATATAACAAGAGTGAGTTGGCAAGAAAAGTAATTCCCCAAAAATCAGATATATTCATTTATTACAGTGGTCACGGTATTCCTGATACAGATAATAAGAAGGATGCTTGTTTAGTGCCGATTGATTATAATAGCAATGATAGCAAAAATATTAGCTATAAAGCTTATTCTTTAGGAATTCTTTACGAAAACATTGGAAGCTTAAATGCAAAATCAATTACTGTAGTTTTGGATTCCTGTTTTTCAGGTAAAGTATCATCAGACGAAAAAGAAGTGCACATAATACCTAATGCAAGTCCTGTTATGATGGTTACAGATATAAAATTGGCAAAAGGCATGAATATTTTATGTAGTTCAGACGGAGACCAAATCAGCAATTGGTATCCTGAAAAACAGCATGGAATTTTTACTTATTTTTTTCTTAAAGCCATACAAGGACATGCGGATAAAAACAACGATAAGGAAATAACTTTTAAAGAAATTGAAGATTATATTTCTGGTGAGAGATTTGGAGTTCCTTCTGTTGCCTACAGCCTTTATAAAAGAAATCAAAATCCTTTTGTTTCTCCAAAAAATAATGACAAGATTTTTGTAAAATTGGATTAATTATGGAGATAAAACTGACTTATAATTCCGTTGACTAAGGCTAAAAATATTAGAGATAGAAAAATTATTATTTAAAAATAGAAATGGTTTGTCATGTTTTAAGGCTATCTACAATGTGTCATTTATATTGTCTGAACACGATTACTGGATTAAAAGATGGACAGGATTAGTGCATTAATATTTAGAGCGTGTTATTTGATTAAATCTTAATTTTTATGATGAGATTTAATCATGGTAATCCTTTAATCCTATAAATCGTGTTCAGACAGTTAAGAAAGTATTTTTTTAGTCCCCCATAGAGGTAACAAATATGTTAAAAATAGATATAGCTAATACAAAAGCTGGTAAACAGTTAATAAATATGGGATTACAAAAAGGAGTAAAAAAGGAGTAAAAAAAGGAAGAAAAGAAGGAAGAAAAGAAGAAAAAGAAAATATGATAGTATTAGCATTAGAAACAATGTTTGGACCAGTTAAGCATGAAATAATAAAGGAAATAAAGTCAATAAAGGCACTTGATAAGCTTGATAAAGTTTTTAAAGAATTATTTAAGTGCAAAGACATAGAAACATTTCAAACTATTTTACATAAAGTATAAACCTGATACATTCGCGGGAATCCAGTTTAAATAAAATGTTAACTAATTTTTATGCAATATGAAGGATGTCGTGTTTTATTATTTAAAATTTCATGTAGTTTAGCGTAAAGGATTAAAAATTTTATGCAATTTAATTCTGTTAATTCTTTAATTCTGAAAATTCTGATTCAGACATTTTCCAAATTTGTTTTCCTTAAGTCAACAGATTTGTAAATGCGGAGACACTCTAATAGAGGAGGTAACAAATATGTTAAAAATAGATATAGCTAATACAAAAGCTGGTAAACAGTTAATAAATATGGGAGTGCAACAAGGAGTGCAAAAAGGAAGAAAAGAAGAAAAAGAAAATATGATAGTATTAGCATTAGAAGCAATGTTTGGACCAGTTACGCATGAAATAATAAAGGAAGTAAAATCAATAAAGGCACTTGATAAGCTTGATAAAGTTTTTAAAGAATTATTTAAGTGCAAAGACATAGAAACATTTCAAACTATTTTACATAAAGTATAAAAAACTGATATATAATTCCGTTGACTAAGGCTAAAAATATTAGAGATATAAAAATTATTATTTAAAAATAGAAATGGTTTGTCATATTTTGAGAGAATACAAGGAGGTTATTTTTTTATGAAGAATCAGAAATTAATTAACAAATTCAGTTTATGTATCTTTGTATTATTAATTTTAATAATGCCGATTTTACTGATGCTAAGCTGTGATGATGGTAATAATGGAAAACAAAATGCTGAAGATGAACAAGGCTATATTTCAGTTGGTTTAGTATTATTAGATGAAGCAGGAAATCCAATTGAGGGAGGGAATACAACAAGAGCATCATCAATAGATTGCTCCCAAACAGGATTGCATAAAATTCAGTTTTTAGCTTATGACGAATATGGAACTGGTTTAGCCGGCACAGAAGAATATTGTGATATTCATAAGATTAGATTAAATGTCGCACCCGGAATAAATCGTTCCTTAAAGGTTTTTGGAAAAGATGTAAATTCAAAAGTAATATACAAAGGTGAAGTATATGGAATCAATGTAAACAAAGGTCAATATACTCCTGTATTTGTAGAATTAAAATCTGTATCTGATAATCCAGTAACGAAAAATCCTCCGGTAGTTATAATAACATCTCCTGTAAATATGGCATCTTTTTATGAAGGAGAAAATATAACATTTTCTGCTAATGTAACAGATATAGAAGATGGAGCTTTAAGCGGAACTTCGTTAATTTGGTCCTCAGATATAAATGGCCAAATAGGTTTTGGTAATTCCTTTGCAATAAGCAGTTTATGGGTAGGTTCCCATAAAGTAACATTAACAGCTCGCGATAGTTCTGGATTACAGTCAAGTGCATCAATTACAATAATAATTAATCAAAAAGGCAATACTGTTCCAATAGTAAAAATAACATCCCCCGCTGATAATAGTTCATTTGTTGAAGGTTCAAGTATAGCTTTTGCTGGCAGTGCAACAGATGCAGAAGATGGAACATTAACAGGAAATTCTTTAGTTTGGGATTCCACAATAAATGGAAGGCTTGGAACTGGAAATAATTTAAGTTTAAATAATTTATCAGTAGGGACTCATACTATATATTTAACAGCCTATGACAGTTTAGGTGCTCAGCAAAGTTATTCAATAAAAGTTACAATAACTCAAAAGTCAAACTCAGCTCCATCAGTAACAATAAATTCACCATCAAATAACAGTTCATTTACTCAAGGAACAAGCATAAGTTTTTCAGGAAGTGCAACAGACCCAGAAGATGGAACATTAAGTGGCAGTTCATTGGTATGGACATCCAGCAGAGATGGACAGCTTGGCACAGGAACTTCTTTCAGTAAAAGCAGTTTAACTGTAGGCACTCATACAGTTACACTCACAGCAACTGACAGTAGCGGTGCAAGCAACAGCAGTTCGATTACAGTTACTATCAGTTCAAGCTCACCATCACTTCAAGACACTATAACAAACAGCATAGGTATGACATTTGTATTAATTAAATCAGGCAAGTTTACAATGGGTAGTCCATCAAGCGAGCTTGGTAGAGATTCAGATGAAACTCAGCATGAAGTAACATTAACCAAGTCTTTCTATATGCAGACTACAGAAGTTACACAGGGACAATGGAAAGCTGTGATGGGTAGTAATCCATCTTACTTTAATAGCTGTGGAGATAACTGTCCAGTTGAGCAAGTTAGCTGGGATGATTGTCAGACATTTATTAGTAAGTTAAATCAAAAAGAAGGGGTGAATGTATATAGGCTACCTACAGAAGCCGAATGGGAATATTCTGCAAGGGCTGGTACGACTGCGGCTTTTGTGACCGGAGGAATAAATGTAACGGACTGCGGTTATGATTTAAATTTAGATACGATAGGGTGGTATTGTAATAATAGTTGTGTAACATATTCAGGTGGATATGATTGTTCAAGTTGGGGAGGTCAATGTTCGAAATGTGGATCTCATCCAGTAGGACAAAAACAGGCGAATTTATGGGGACTGTATGATATGCATGGCAATGTCAGGGAGTGGTGTGCAGATTGGTATGGGTTGTACCCTTCTAGTGCTGTGATTGATCCTACTGGTCCTACTACTGGATCAGACCATGTCTTACGGGGAGGCAGTTGGATTAGCTATGTGCAGAGCTGTCGTTCCTCCGATCGCTTCGTTTACACGCCGTCCTATCAAATAAGCGGTATCGGACTACGCCTCTCGAGGACACCTTAGTTACAGTTTGCAGCTTTACTATTTTACTGCTTGTCTGAACTGTGATTTTCATGATTAAATGATGTGCATGATTAGATTGAAGTTAAAAAATCATTTAATCCGATGAATCATGGTTCAGACATTTTCATGAATTAAAGGATAATCGATGAAAAAATTTAATTATACAGGCGTCTGTATTCCTGAAAAACACTACATGGTCAATATATCCAATAAGCTTTCTAAAATTATGGAAATGATAGAAGAAGGTGAATATTTTACAATCAACAGGCCAAGACAATACGGAAAAACGACTACTCTTGACATGTTAGAACGAACATTACCAGATAAAGACTATTTGGCAATCCTTATTAGTTTTGAAGGAGTTGGGGATTTAATGTTTCAGGATGAAATTAGATTTAGCAAAGATTTTTTAGAAATACTTTCCGAAAATATTTTATCCCATAAAAATTTATCAGAATATTTAAGGCAAGAGAGCGGACAAGTAATTGGTTTAAGGGATATTTCTAAGGTTATAACCTCCATTGTTCAAAAAACAGAAAAAAAAATAGTTTTAATGATCGATGAAGTAGATAAAAGCAGTAATAATCAGTTATTTTTAAATTTTTTAGGAATGCTGCGGAATAAATATTTAAATAGAAATAAGGGGAAAAATTCTACCTTTCACAGCGTTATACTTGCAGGAGTTCATGACGTAAAAAGTTTAAAATTAAAAATAAGATCAACAGATGAGCAAAAATACAACAGCCCTTGGAATATTGCTGTAGATTTTAAAGTGGATTTGAGTTTTTCGCCCGAAGAAATACGCACTATGCTGGATGAATACCGCATAGATAAAAATGTAAAAATAGATGCTGGGCAGATTTCTGAAAAGCTTTATTATTACACATCAGGTTATCCGTTTCTGGTAAGTAAGCTTTGCCGAATTATTGATGATGAGATTATGCATGAAAAAAAAGAAATAGAATGGACGGAAAAAGATGTCGAAGCGGCTGTTCAGATAATTCTTAAAGAAAGCAATACCAATTTTGATAGTCTTATTAAAAATTTAGAAAACAATGAAAAATTATATCAAACAGTATATCAAATCATCATAGAAGGATTAGAAAAAACTTATAACATCCATAATCCAGTTATAAATATGGGCATAATGTATGGAATATTTCGTGAAAATTATAAAGTAAAAATACATAACCGAATTTATGAGCAGCTTATTTACAATTATCTAAGCTCAAAGCTTGAAACATCAATGGATATAGGTAGCTACAATTTTAGGAATAATTTTTTACAGGCAGACGGCTATTTAGATTTCTCAAAAATCCTAATTAAATTTCAAGAATTTATGCGCAAAGAATACAGTGAGAGGGATATTTCTTTTTTAGAACGAAACGGAAGATTGATTTTTTTAGCTTTTTTAAAGCCTGTAATTAATGGAAAAGGTTATGATTTTAAAGAAGTTCAGATATCAGAAGAAAAAAGATTAGACGTTGTTGTAACCTATTTGGAACGCAGATATGTAGTAGAATTGAAAGTCTGGCATGGGCCTGAAGCTCATGCAAAAGGGATTTTGCAGTTAAAAGATTACATAGACAGGATTGATGTAAATGAAGGATATTTGATAATTTATGACTTTCGTGGAAAAAAAGAATGGAAACAGGAACAAATAATGGTCGAAAACAAAGAAATTTTTATGATTTGGGTCTAAAAAAGTGACATATTATTCAGCTGATTAAGGCTAAAAATAGTGAAGATAAAAAATTTATTGTTTAAAAATAGAAATGATATGTCAGTTTTTTGATTTAAAAAAATTAAAGTAAAGGATATCAAAATAATCATGAAAAAATTTAATTATACAGGCGTTTGTATTCCTGAAAAGCACTATATGGTTAATATTTCCAATAAGCTTTCTAAAATTATGGAAATGATAGAAGAAGGTGAATATTTTACAATCAACAGACCGAGACAATACGGAAAAACGACTACGCTGTATTTGTTAGCAAAAGATTTACAGAAAAAAAAAGATTTTCTGGTTATAAAGATGAGTTTTGAAGGTATGGGAGATGAATCTTATAAAAACGAAAAATCTTTTATAGAAGGCTTATTTTTACAGCTTGAGCGTGTATTTATTTTTTTACGTGAAGAACATTTATTGGATTTGTTAGTGCAAAATAAAAACATTAGCAACTTGAATGAATTTAGTCTTTTTATAACCAAATTAATCATTAAAGCTAACCGAAAAATAGTTTTACTTATTGATGAAGTAGATAAAAGCAGTAATAATCAGTTGTTTTTAAATTTTTTAGGAATGCTTCGAAATAAATATTTATTAAGAAATCAAGGCGAAGATCAAACTTTTCACAGTGTTATACTTGCAGGAGTCCATGATGTAAAAAGTTTAAAATTAAAAATA containing:
- a CDS encoding caspase family protein; the protein is MKTKRFLQDFIIFSVLLLLFSCSSKNYDYTESIKMPEIKIASEVAKGIKQQGDIDIALEPSKNFKISDESVASLIRFKNLSGSHYIQWKWYVGDSLYSESKRLPIGIEEGKVADVATVWHKISLKGVNPYEIAGKWKVQVYFDNELKCSDDFEVKGQVFQKSDVDIDIPKGDIPEHDGIAVVIGNSSYLHLPPVAYAHHDAQVIKEYLIKTLKYKEENIIFKLDLSNKTDFDSLFGGKGEYNKSELARKVIPQKSDIFIYYSGHGIPDTDNKKDACLVPIDYNSNDSKNISYKAYSLGILYENIGSLNAKSITVVLDSCFSGKVSSDEKEVHIIPNASPVMMVTDIKLAKGMNILCSSDGDQISNWYPEKQHGIFTYFFLKAIQGHADKNNDKEITFKEIEDYISGERFGVPSVAYSLYKRNQNPFVSPKNNDKIFVKLD
- a CDS encoding SUMF1/EgtB/PvdO family nonheme iron enzyme — encoded protein: MKNQKLINKFSLCIFVLLILIMPILLMLSCDDGNNGKQNAEDEQGYISVGLVLLDEAGNPIEGGNTTRASSIDCSQTGLHKIQFLAYDEYGTGLAGTEEYCDIHKIRLNVAPGINRSLKVFGKDVNSKVIYKGEVYGINVNKGQYTPVFVELKSVSDNPVTKNPPVVIITSPVNMASFYEGENITFSANVTDIEDGALSGTSLIWSSDINGQIGFGNSFAISSLWVGSHKVTLTARDSSGLQSSASITIIINQKGNTVPIVKITSPADNSSFVEGSSIAFAGSATDAEDGTLTGNSLVWDSTINGRLGTGNNLSLNNLSVGTHTIYLTAYDSLGAQQSYSIKVTITQKSNSAPSVTINSPSNNSSFTQGTSISFSGSATDPEDGTLSGSSLVWTSSRDGQLGTGTSFSKSSLTVGTHTVTLTATDSSGASNSSSITVTISSSSPSLQDTITNSIGMTFVLIKSGKFTMGSPSSELGRDSDETQHEVTLTKSFYMQTTEVTQGQWKAVMGSNPSYFNSCGDNCPVEQVSWDDCQTFISKLNQKEGVNVYRLPTEAEWEYSARAGTTAAFVTGGINVTDCGYDLNLDTIGWYCNNSCVTYSGGYDCSSWGGQCSKCGSHPVGQKQANLWGLYDMHGNVREWCADWYGLYPSSAVIDPTGPTTGSDHVLRGGSWISYVQSCRSSDRFVYTPSYQISGIGLRLSRTP
- a CDS encoding AAA-like domain-containing protein, which translates into the protein MKKFNYTGVCIPEKHYMVNISNKLSKIMEMIEEGEYFTINRPRQYGKTTTLDMLERTLPDKDYLAILISFEGVGDLMFQDEIRFSKDFLEILSENILSHKNLSEYLRQESGQVIGLRDISKVITSIVQKTEKKIVLMIDEVDKSSNNQLFLNFLGMLRNKYLNRNKGKNSTFHSVILAGVHDVKSLKLKIRSTDEQKYNSPWNIAVDFKVDLSFSPEEIRTMLDEYRIDKNVKIDAGQISEKLYYYTSGYPFLVSKLCRIIDDEIMHEKKEIEWTEKDVEAAVQIILKESNTNFDSLIKNLENNEKLYQTVYQIIIEGLEKTYNIHNPVINMGIMYGIFRENYKVKIHNRIYEQLIYNYLSSKLETSMDIGSYNFRNNFLQADGYLDFSKILIKFQEFMRKEYSERDISFLERNGRLIFLAFLKPVINGKGYDFKEVQISEEKRLDVVVTYLERRYVVELKVWHGPEAHAKGILQLKDYIDRIDVNEGYLIIYDFRGKKEWKQEQIMVENKEIFMIWV